One Candidatus Sulfurimonas baltica DNA segment encodes these proteins:
- the acs gene encoding acetate--CoA ligase: MSKQVFKPNKEFSKNARIKNMCEYQDLQDFAAEDYEGFWGSYAKEKLEWIEPFTNVLDESNAPFVKWFDGGKLNVSSQCIDRHLDSRKNKAAIIFEGDRGDKQIITYLELYYNVNKLANLLKEDFGVQKGDRVVIYMPMIPEAAYAMLACARIGAIHSIVFGGFSSEALKDRIEDAEAKVVITADGAYRKTKPYMLKPVVDAAIDENSPVKKVLVVERNNEDVTWVAGRDYSYNELIKNKSGVCEPEVMDAEDPLFLLYTSGSTGKPKGVQHNSAGYILWAQMTMEWVFDVKENDTYWCTADVGWITGHTYIVYGPLAMGATTVMFEGVITHPDAGRPWKMVEEHRINQFYTAPTAIRVLHKMGEHEPAKYDLSSLKVLGTVGEPIDPPAWKWYYEEVGASKCAIVDTYWQTETGGHVVSPLPGATPIKAGCATLPLPGIMAEILDPATGELAEPGETGYMCITRPWPSQIRGVWGDPERYIKSYFGDVKKDGKAVYFTGDGARYDEDGYITITGRTDDVINVSGHRMGTAEVEAAIKKHPNVAEVAVVGKPHDIKGEGIFAYIVLKSDKGVADEVEEVKAINKVIQKEIGNIALCDDMVFAPGLPKTRSGKIMRRILRAIAKGEEITQDISTLEDPSIVETISTMVNK; this comes from the coding sequence ATGTCAAAACAAGTTTTTAAACCAAATAAAGAGTTCTCTAAAAATGCACGCATAAAAAACATGTGTGAATACCAAGATTTACAGGATTTTGCAGCTGAAGATTATGAGGGTTTTTGGGGTTCATATGCTAAAGAGAAATTAGAGTGGATTGAGCCGTTTACTAATGTGTTGGATGAGAGTAATGCTCCATTTGTTAAGTGGTTTGACGGTGGAAAACTAAATGTTTCTTCACAATGTATTGACCGTCACTTAGATTCTCGTAAAAACAAAGCAGCTATCATATTTGAAGGCGACAGAGGCGACAAACAAATCATAACTTACCTTGAGTTATATTACAATGTAAATAAATTAGCGAATCTTTTAAAAGAGGACTTTGGTGTTCAAAAAGGTGATAGAGTTGTTATTTATATGCCAATGATTCCTGAAGCTGCTTATGCGATGCTTGCATGTGCAAGAATAGGTGCAATTCACTCTATTGTTTTTGGTGGATTTTCTTCTGAAGCACTTAAAGATAGAATCGAAGATGCTGAGGCAAAAGTTGTAATTACTGCAGATGGAGCATATAGAAAAACTAAACCTTATATGTTAAAGCCAGTTGTCGATGCAGCTATTGATGAAAACTCACCAGTAAAAAAAGTTTTAGTTGTTGAGAGAAATAACGAAGATGTTACGTGGGTGGCTGGAAGAGATTACTCATATAATGAACTTATAAAAAATAAATCAGGTGTATGTGAGCCTGAGGTTATGGATGCTGAAGACCCTTTATTCTTACTATACACGTCTGGTTCTACAGGTAAGCCAAAAGGTGTTCAGCACAACAGTGCAGGGTATATTCTTTGGGCTCAAATGACTATGGAATGGGTATTTGATGTAAAAGAGAACGATACTTACTGGTGTACTGCCGATGTTGGTTGGATTACTGGTCATACTTACATAGTATATGGACCACTTGCAATGGGTGCTACAACTGTAATGTTTGAGGGTGTTATTACTCACCCTGATGCTGGACGTCCTTGGAAAATGGTTGAAGAGCACAGAATTAACCAGTTCTATACAGCTCCAACTGCTATACGTGTGCTTCATAAGATGGGTGAGCATGAGCCTGCTAAATATGATCTGTCTAGCTTAAAAGTTTTAGGAACTGTTGGTGAGCCAATTGATCCTCCTGCTTGGAAATGGTACTATGAAGAAGTTGGTGCTTCTAAGTGTGCTATAGTTGATACGTACTGGCAGACTGAGACAGGTGGACATGTAGTATCACCACTTCCGGGTGCTACACCGATTAAAGCAGGATGTGCAACACTACCACTACCAGGAATTATGGCTGAAATTTTAGATCCTGCAACAGGTGAATTAGCTGAACCAGGTGAAACAGGATACATGTGTATAACTCGTCCTTGGCCTTCTCAAATTCGCGGTGTTTGGGGTGACCCAGAGAGATATATTAAATCATATTTCGGTGATGTAAAAAAAGATGGCAAAGCTGTTTATTTTACAGGTGACGGAGCACGTTATGATGAGGATGGCTACATCACAATCACAGGCCGTACAGATGATGTTATTAATGTTTCAGGACATAGAATGGGAACAGCTGAAGTTGAAGCTGCAATCAAAAAGCATCCTAACGTAGCTGAGGTAGCAGTTGTAGGTAAACCACACGATATAAAAGGTGAGGGTATCTTTGCTTATATTGTGTTAAAGTCAGACAAAGGTGTTGCTGATGAGGTTGAAGAAGTTAAGGCAATTAATAAAGTTATTCAAAAAGAGATAGGTAATATTGCTCTTTGTGATGACATGGTATTTGCTCCAGGACTTCCTAAAACTCGTTCAGGTAAAATCATGAGAAGAATTCTACGTGCTATTGCGAAAGGCGAAGAGATTACTCAAGATATTTCAACACTTGAAGATCCAAGTATTGTTGAAACAATATCAACTATGGTGAATAAATAG
- the pyrF gene encoding orotidine-5'-phosphate decarboxylase, with product MELCVALDLPTKQENLDLIHKIKDYDVWLKVGLRTYIRDGEDFLLAIKKINPDFKIFLDLKLYDIPNTMADAAESIMGLGVDMFNIHASAGKRAMKEVMERISSYENRPIVLAVTALTSFSEEEFCEVYEKSIATKADQFAKDAYDSGLDGVVCSAYESESIKNITSKEFMTLTPGIRPFGEDAGDQQRVADVEFALNAQVDFIVVGRPIYRAQNPATVVEKILKKL from the coding sequence ATGGAATTATGTGTTGCCCTCGACTTACCCACAAAACAAGAAAATTTAGATTTAATCCACAAAATAAAAGATTATGATGTTTGGCTAAAAGTTGGACTTCGTACATATATTCGTGATGGTGAAGACTTTTTACTTGCTATTAAAAAAATAAACCCTGATTTTAAAATATTTTTAGACTTGAAACTTTATGATATTCCTAATACCATGGCCGATGCAGCAGAGTCTATTATGGGGCTTGGAGTTGATATGTTTAATATTCATGCAAGTGCTGGAAAACGTGCTATGAAAGAGGTTATGGAGAGAATTAGCTCATATGAAAACAGACCGATAGTTTTGGCAGTAACGGCACTTACATCTTTTTCAGAAGAAGAGTTTTGTGAAGTGTATGAAAAAAGTATTGCTACGAAGGCTGACCAATTCGCAAAAGATGCTTATGATAGTGGTTTAGATGGAGTAGTGTGTTCAGCTTATGAGAGTGAATCTATTAAAAATATTACAAGTAAAGAGTTTATGACTTTAACTCCTGGAATCCGACCTTTCGGTGAGGATGCAGGTGACCAGCAAAGAGTAGCAGATGTTGAGTTTGCTCTAAATGCACAAGTAGATTTTATTGTGGTTGGTAGACCTATTTATAGAGCCCAAAATCCTGCAACAGTAGTAGAAAAGATTTTAAAAAAGCTCTAA
- a CDS encoding transglutaminase-like cysteine peptidase — protein sequence MNIKIFKSFFFTCTIVYASNYPNFTKYELNNIKKHSGQVAKNRALDYTETIESLKKLPIQKRLDRVNFYLNQLPTKSDMVNHNKSDYWETPKEFLTCGYGDCEDYAIIKYFTLLKLGFSKDKLFITTAYEKYTGQYHMVLSYFESKNKPPLILDNLSFKILDLNTRVDLKADIFINSTGTYKINKNNILMKLDKEHPKFKELMQRVIKES from the coding sequence ATGAATATTAAAATTTTTAAATCATTTTTTTTTACATGTACCATTGTTTATGCCTCAAACTATCCTAATTTTACAAAGTATGAACTAAACAATATAAAAAAACACTCAGGGCAAGTTGCTAAGAATAGAGCACTTGATTATACTGAGACTATAGAATCATTAAAAAAACTGCCTATCCAAAAACGGTTAGACAGAGTAAATTTTTATTTAAATCAATTACCTACAAAATCTGACATGGTAAATCATAACAAAAGTGACTATTGGGAAACTCCTAAAGAGTTTTTGACTTGTGGTTATGGCGACTGTGAGGACTACGCCATTATAAAGTACTTTACACTTTTAAAACTTGGTTTTTCTAAAGATAAACTTTTTATAACTACTGCTTATGAAAAATATACTGGGCAGTACCATATGGTTCTTAGTTATTTTGAATCAAAGAACAAGCCGCCATTGATTCTTGATAATCTTAGTTTTAAAATCTTAGATTTAAACACTAGAGTAGATCTCAAAGCAGATATCTTTATTAATTCAACAGGAACTTATAAAATCAATAAAAATAATATTTTAATGAAATTGGACAAAGAGCATCCAAAATTTAAAGAATTAATGCAAAGGGTAATAAAAGAAAGTTAG
- a CDS encoding transglutaminase-like cysteine peptidase → MFFFSIINASDYPNFTIQELHNIEKKSGSISKNRIIDYEQSIALFKKYPKSKQLIQVNFYLNKLLPQYDAITQKQEDYWSTPKEFLITGYGDCEDYVIIKYFTLLKLGFKEEKLFLTTVREKYYGGYHMVLSYFKDKNKPPLILDNLSFKILDIEKRVDLEADIFINSSGVYKIDKEYKLTKIANNFKQYDNLKEKIKNKK, encoded by the coding sequence GTGTTCTTTTTTTCCATAATTAATGCTTCGGACTATCCTAACTTTACAATTCAAGAGTTACATAATATAGAAAAAAAATCAGGCTCTATTTCTAAAAACAGAATTATTGACTATGAACAAAGTATTGCACTCTTCAAAAAATATCCAAAATCTAAACAATTAATACAAGTAAATTTTTATTTAAACAAACTTTTACCACAATATGACGCAATAACTCAAAAGCAAGAAGATTACTGGTCAACTCCAAAAGAATTTTTAATTACTGGTTATGGAGATTGCGAAGATTATGTAATAATCAAATACTTCACACTATTAAAACTAGGATTTAAAGAAGAAAAATTATTTCTCACTACAGTACGCGAAAAATACTATGGGGGCTACCATATGGTTCTTAGTTATTTTAAAGATAAGAATAAGCCACCACTTATTTTAGATAATCTTAGTTTTAAAATCTTAGACATAGAAAAAAGAGTAGATTTAGAGGCAGACATATTTATCAATTCAAGTGGTGTTTACAAGATAGATAAAGAGTATAAACTAACAAAAATTGCTAATAATTTTAAACAATATGACAACCTCAAAGAAAAAATAAAAAATAAAAAATAA
- a CDS encoding DEAD/DEAH box helicase family protein, whose amino-acid sequence MNEAKTRTNLINDELSKCGWNVQDITKVIEEYVIELDDDLPPFFDRTKRFVDYALKNKAGQIIAIVEAKRENKSVGSAKTQAEYYVRRIKNVQGFAPFVYITNGLEIEFWDSENFPIRKVLSYHSLDDLETYRKRNENNIKLSPELLNKDIAGRYYQVNAITKSLETLNNKHRSILWVMATGTGKTRTIISLVDILLRQGYIKRVLFLADRRELARQAMDNFKEHLPNQSRERIEADSFEKDKRLYVSTYQTMMSLLKKTEISQGFFDLIIADESHRSIYNYYGQLFLKFDAIKLGLTATPVDFIDRDTFQFFGTDRGNPTFAYTYEEAIKDDFLSDYEVMSVQTKFQEEGIKFTLLSKEEQEKLRNSGYIEEDINYEGSAIEKMVINDDTNRKILTTFMENCYIHPISNLPSKTIIFAVSKKHAYRLETLFNELFPQYHSKVAKVIVSELNNTEELIKEFRDVNSGFNIAISVDMLDTGIDVPSIMNLVFAKPVFSRAKFWQMIGRGTRLYDEEFLKEKFVIFDFWGNFDYFNENPEGFEPSEQISLNRKLFNENMIMLKSLQGEEFEHIKQEIKSQIEALPREDFFIKSKASLLSKVNNDFYNNLRDNLMALGNISELVDRLEVKEPQELQFRIKVKKLQNVKIKEDTKLIEKYINSILVDIEKLRINKSISAVNTHSELLDKASEGRYWYEMDFTSTNEITDIIAPLMKYKSRAEIVVGHFDLEDFIDTTKIKSVKPLHSSVELKAYEEHIRKTIQKMVNESPTLQQLFVGATLSDEEIELLKNELLKEDIEVEKLSEIYECKSYDLVEIFKAIINKKEYKLPHLLDNFLRNHKLTSSQIDFIKAIRHYVEEKHDINRKDLMTNPFTKFHKMGIMGMFQGSLMNELVEIIDDKADVK is encoded by the coding sequence ATGAACGAAGCCAAAACAAGAACTAATTTAATTAATGATGAGTTAAGCAAGTGCGGGTGGAATGTTCAAGATATTACGAAAGTAATTGAAGAGTATGTCATTGAACTTGATGATGACTTGCCACCATTTTTTGATAGAACTAAAAGATTTGTAGATTATGCTCTTAAAAATAAAGCTGGACAAATCATAGCTATCGTTGAAGCTAAAAGAGAAAATAAATCTGTTGGAAGTGCTAAGACACAAGCAGAGTATTATGTTCGTAGAATAAAAAATGTTCAAGGCTTTGCTCCATTTGTTTATATCACTAACGGGCTTGAAATAGAATTTTGGGATAGTGAAAATTTTCCTATACGAAAAGTCCTCTCATATCATTCATTGGACGATTTAGAAACTTACAGAAAACGCAACGAGAACAATATAAAATTATCTCCTGAATTACTCAATAAAGATATAGCAGGAAGATACTATCAAGTAAATGCTATTACTAAATCACTTGAAACCCTAAACAATAAACACAGAAGTATTTTATGGGTAATGGCTACGGGAACGGGTAAGACAAGAACGATTATCTCCCTTGTAGATATTTTACTTCGTCAAGGCTACATTAAAAGAGTTTTATTCTTAGCAGATAGAAGAGAATTAGCTCGTCAAGCTATGGACAACTTCAAAGAGCATTTACCAAATCAATCACGAGAACGCATAGAAGCTGATAGTTTTGAAAAAGATAAAAGACTGTATGTATCAACTTATCAAACTATGATGAGCTTACTCAAAAAGACGGAGATATCACAAGGCTTTTTTGATTTAATCATAGCGGACGAAAGTCATAGAAGTATTTACAACTACTATGGACAACTATTTTTAAAGTTTGATGCCATAAAGTTAGGTCTTACAGCTACCCCAGTTGATTTTATAGATAGAGATACATTTCAGTTTTTTGGAACAGATAGAGGCAATCCAACTTTTGCTTACACCTACGAAGAAGCTATAAAAGACGACTTCTTATCTGATTACGAAGTTATGAGTGTTCAAACGAAGTTCCAAGAAGAGGGAATTAAATTTACTCTCCTTTCAAAAGAAGAACAAGAAAAGTTAAGAAACAGCGGATACATAGAGGAAGATATAAACTATGAGGGTTCAGCCATTGAGAAGATGGTTATCAATGATGACACGAACAGAAAAATTCTCACTACTTTTATGGAAAACTGCTACATACACCCAATATCAAACCTACCATCAAAAACGATTATCTTCGCAGTGAGCAAAAAACACGCTTATAGATTAGAGACACTCTTTAACGAACTATTTCCACAGTATCACTCAAAGGTGGCTAAGGTAATCGTTTCGGAGCTAAACAATACAGAAGAGCTTATCAAAGAGTTTAGAGATGTAAATAGTGGCTTCAATATAGCTATATCAGTTGATATGCTTGATACTGGAATAGATGTTCCAAGTATTATGAACCTTGTGTTTGCTAAGCCAGTTTTCTCTCGTGCTAAATTTTGGCAAATGATAGGAAGAGGAACAAGACTTTATGACGAAGAGTTTTTAAAAGAGAAATTCGTAATCTTTGACTTTTGGGGTAATTTTGATTACTTCAATGAAAATCCTGAGGGGTTTGAGCCAAGTGAGCAAATAAGTCTCAATAGAAAACTTTTTAATGAAAATATGATAATGTTAAAATCACTTCAAGGTGAAGAGTTTGAACATATCAAGCAAGAGATAAAATCTCAAATAGAAGCACTTCCAAGAGAGGACTTCTTCATTAAATCAAAAGCTTCGCTTCTAAGTAAAGTGAATAACGATTTTTACAACAATCTAAGAGACAACCTTATGGCTCTTGGAAACATTTCTGAGCTTGTAGATAGACTTGAAGTGAAAGAACCGCAAGAACTACAATTTCGCATAAAAGTGAAAAAACTTCAAAATGTAAAAATCAAAGAAGACACTAAACTTATTGAAAAATATATCAATAGCATTTTAGTAGATATTGAAAAGCTTCGTATCAACAAAAGTATATCCGCTGTCAATACTCATAGTGAGCTTTTAGACAAAGCAAGCGAGGGGCGATACTGGTATGAGATGGATTTTACATCTACCAATGAGATAACAGACATCATCGCACCGCTTATGAAGTATAAATCAAGAGCTGAGATAGTTGTAGGGCATTTCGATTTAGAGGATTTTATAGATACCACTAAGATAAAAAGCGTGAAACCGCTTCATAGCAGTGTTGAGCTAAAAGCTTATGAAGAGCACATACGAAAAACCATTCAAAAGATGGTAAATGAAAGCCCGACATTACAACAGTTGTTTGTTGGAGCTACACTAAGCGATGAAGAGATAGAACTACTCAAAAATGAGCTACTCAAAGAAGATATAGAGGTAGAAAAGCTTAGTGAGATATACGAGTGTAAGTCATATGACTTGGTTGAGATATTTAAAGCCATTATAAACAAGAAAGAGTATAAACTTCCGCATCTTTTAGATAACTTTCTTCGTAATCATAAACTCACATCTTCACAGATAGATTTTATAAAAGCTATAAGGCATTATGTGGAAGAGAAACACGACATAAATAGAAAAGATTTAATGACAAATCCATTCACAAAGTTCCATAAAATGGGAATAATGGGAATGTTTCAAGGCTCACTTATGAATGAGCTGGTAGAGATAATTGACGATAAGGCAGATGTTAAATGA
- a CDS encoding restriction endonuclease subunit S: MIGKVPNGWRVEKLENLCDVSTGKKDANHGVENGQYLFFTCAAKPIKSNTYSFEGKSIILAGNGANVGLALYYDGKFEAYQRTYILNNFTENSRYIFYNLKRYWIVHNESKQFGSATNYIKMDNITKYPILIPPLQKQEKIVKVLDISSALIEKQKELIAKYDLFLKSKFIEMFGDPIKNPMGWKIEKLDKFTTLVSSGSTPKGGQSSYLDEGEIRFIRSQNVRMNEMDYDGIYYISEEVYTKMKRSQVKFNDVLLNITGASIGRTAIYKDTTRANVNQHVCIIRLTEQLNNEYLSFMISTDSFQNQIISNQSGATREALNYTQIKKFNIPYPPILLQNKFASIVEKTEKIKEQEVKKLEHLEVLHNSLMDKAFKGKVS; the protein is encoded by the coding sequence ATGATAGGAAAAGTTCCTAATGGGTGGAGAGTTGAGAAACTTGAAAATCTTTGTGATGTATCTACGGGCAAAAAAGATGCTAATCACGGTGTAGAAAATGGACAATATTTGTTTTTTACTTGTGCCGCCAAACCAATAAAGAGTAATACATATAGTTTTGAAGGAAAGTCAATCATTCTTGCTGGAAATGGTGCTAATGTTGGATTAGCATTGTATTATGATGGTAAGTTTGAGGCTTATCAAAGAACTTATATTCTCAATAATTTCACAGAAAATTCAAGATACATATTTTACAATTTAAAACGATACTGGATTGTTCATAACGAAAGTAAGCAGTTTGGTTCTGCTACAAACTATATCAAAATGGATAACATAACGAAATATCCAATTCTAATTCCACCACTCCAAAAACAAGAGAAGATAGTAAAAGTTCTTGATATTAGCTCTGCTTTGATAGAGAAACAAAAAGAGCTTATAGCGAAGTATGATTTGTTTTTAAAATCAAAGTTTATAGAGATGTTTGGCGATCCTATTAAAAATCCTATGGGGTGGAAGATTGAAAAACTTGATAAATTTACTACTCTTGTATCAAGTGGTTCTACTCCAAAAGGTGGGCAAAGTTCTTATTTAGATGAGGGAGAAATAAGATTTATCCGAAGTCAAAATGTTAGAATGAATGAAATGGATTATGACGGTATTTATTATATTTCAGAAGAAGTTTATACTAAAATGAAAAGAAGCCAAGTCAAATTTAATGATGTATTATTAAATATTACGGGTGCTTCAATCGGCAGAACAGCTATTTACAAAGATACTACAAGAGCAAATGTAAATCAACACGTTTGTATCATTAGACTTACTGAACAGTTAAATAATGAATATCTTAGCTTTATGATTTCTACTGATAGTTTTCAAAATCAAATTATTTCCAATCAATCTGGGGCTACAAGAGAAGCCTTAAATTATACTCAGATTAAAAAGTTCAATATTCCATATCCACCAATATTACTACAAAATAAATTTGCTTCAATCGTTGAAAAAACAGAGAAAATAAAAGAGCAAGAAGTTAAAAAGTTAGAGCACTTGGAAGTTTTACATAATAGCCTTATGGATAAAGCTTTTAAAGGTAAGGTCTCATAA
- a CDS encoding SMODS domain-containing nucleotidyltransferase, producing MGVAEKFQNFCSNIRISDTNVSNISYRYKQITKRLNTDFYVSTSETNHSLYVGSYGRDTEIHISDIDMLFILPYDVYVQYDNYKGNGQSALLQAVKNSIQKTYNSYIKADGQVVKVDFTDGINFEIVPCFINTDKSYTYPDSNNGGSWKTTNPKPEIEEIRQANILYNKNLKQLCRMARAWKDKWDVPMGGLLIDTLAYNFIKTWENKDKSFLYYDFMTRDFLKYLKEQNENQSYWLAVGSNQYVWRTGKFEYKALQCYNIAIKAIDYDTNGNEYSANEKWREIYGTKF from the coding sequence ATGGGTGTAGCAGAAAAATTTCAGAATTTTTGTTCAAATATACGAATTTCAGATACAAATGTTTCAAATATTTCGTATCGATATAAGCAAATTACTAAACGATTAAATACTGATTTTTATGTTAGCACATCAGAAACAAACCATAGTTTATATGTAGGTTCATATGGAAGAGATACAGAAATTCATATCAGTGATATAGATATGCTTTTTATATTGCCGTATGATGTTTATGTTCAATATGATAATTATAAAGGTAATGGGCAATCAGCCTTACTACAAGCAGTAAAAAACTCTATACAAAAAACATATAACTCATATATAAAAGCTGATGGACAAGTAGTTAAAGTTGATTTTACTGATGGCATAAATTTTGAGATTGTTCCTTGCTTCATTAACACAGATAAAAGTTATACTTACCCTGACAGCAACAATGGAGGCTCTTGGAAAACTACCAACCCAAAACCTGAAATAGAAGAAATAAGACAAGCAAATATTTTATATAACAAAAATTTAAAGCAGTTATGTCGTATGGCAAGAGCTTGGAAAGATAAATGGGATGTTCCAATGGGAGGATTACTAATTGACACATTGGCATACAACTTTATAAAAACTTGGGAAAACAAAGATAAATCATTCTTGTATTATGACTTTATGACAAGAGATTTTTTAAAATATTTGAAAGAACAAAATGAAAACCAAAGCTATTGGTTGGCAGTTGGTAGTAATCAATATGTATGGCGAACAGGCAAATTTGAATATAAAGCCTTACAATGCTATAACATAGCAATAAAAGCAATAGATTATGATACTAATGGAAATGAATATTCAGCAAATGAAAAATGGAGAGAAATTTATGGCACTAAATTCTAA
- a CDS encoding SLATT domain-containing protein, protein MALNSNMEVLEAQIRELFGRTVWTHKTQEKCADILNARNHTIKIIQIVLSALTTTGILITVFGDNDVVGIISAIISTTLLILTTYIKNYNLGQIAQKHSDAAIKLWNIREKYLSLLTDIKINAMTEAQIREQRDILQKELFTVYKGAERTINKAYDEASKALKQNEELTFSDEEIDNFLPDKLRKGGK, encoded by the coding sequence ATGGCACTAAATTCTAATATGGAAGTTTTAGAGGCTCAGATAAGAGAACTTTTTGGGCGAACAGTATGGACGCATAAAACACAAGAAAAATGTGCGGATATACTAAATGCGAGAAATCATACTATTAAAATTATTCAGATTGTCTTATCGGCATTAACTACAACTGGTATATTGATTACAGTTTTTGGAGATAATGATGTAGTTGGAATTATATCTGCGATTATTTCAACAACTCTACTTATTTTAACAACCTATATAAAAAATTATAATTTAGGACAAATAGCTCAAAAACATTCTGATGCCGCAATAAAATTATGGAACATTAGAGAAAAATATTTATCACTTTTAACAGATATTAAAATTAATGCTATGACAGAAGCACAAATTCGAGAGCAAAGAGACATATTACAAAAAGAGCTTTTTACTGTTTATAAAGGTGCTGAAAGAACAATTAATAAAGCTTATGATGAAGCTTCCAAAGCATTGAAACAAAATGAAGAGCTAACTTTTAGTGATGAAGAGATAGATAATTTCTTGCCTGATAAGCTTAGAAAAGGTGGGAAATAG